In Canis lupus dingo isolate Sandy chromosome 33, ASM325472v2, whole genome shotgun sequence, a single genomic region encodes these proteins:
- the LOC112677642 gene encoding cytochrome c oxidase copper chaperone, with translation MPGLAAASPAPSDSQEKKPLKPCCACPETKKARDACIIEKGEEHCGHLIEAHKECMRALGFKI, from the exons ATGCCGGGCCTGGCGGCCGCAAGCCCTGCCCCATCTGACTCACAGGAGAAGAAGCCGCTGAAGCCCTGCTGCGCCTGCCCGGAGACCAAGAAGGCGCGCGATGCGTG caTCATTGAGAAAGGAGAGGAGCACTGTGGACACCTAATTGAGGCCCACAAGGAGTGCATGAGAGCCCTGGGATTTAAGATATGA